In Clostridium thermosuccinogenes, the genomic stretch ATGTTGATTTTCAGGGGCAGGCATGCCAGCTCCGGAGCATATTTTGTTCCAAGCTCAAGGGTCATCCTGCTGTTGCTGGGAGGTATCACATAATCCAGCCCCAGGTCATCCAGCATCGCTTTTGCAGTAATATATGTGTTACCCATATGCGGAAATGTTATTTTCATCCTTATGCCTCCATCTGATCATATCTAAAAATGCCTCAATCCTGGTATTCATTCCGGCCTCCCCGGAGTGTTCATCAATCGTCAGTACTATGAAGGGAATGTTGCTTTCCCGTCTGACCTTCCTTTCGGCCAGATCACAAATAAAGGAGTCTATCCCGCAGCCAAAGGACATCAGGTAAATCACACCGTCGATATCATCCCTGTCCAGGATATGCATGACGCTTCCTATGGCTTTTCTTCCGAAATTCCAGAACATTCTTTTTGGAAGAGTGCTGCATTTTTCGTTTATGATTTCCTCATCTATCATGTCTATCGTAATGATATTCACACCGTTGTTCCTCAGCTTATCAAGAAGCTCCATATTTATATAGCTGTCATAAAGATTGTATACATGCCCGATAACGGCTATATTTAGCATTCTATTTCCGGCCTGTCTGACCAACGGTCTTTGCTTTTCCCTTCCGCAGAAATCTTCCGGAAGTTTGCCTTCTTTCAACATCTGCCTGAATCTGAGATAATCCTTTTGTGCCTTGTGGAAGGCTCGCTTTATGGCCATCCTGCTTCCTGTAAATCTGCTGCCTATGTCCAAAGCCGCTTCTAAAGCATTCTTGGCAGATTTTCTGAGATTTATTTCCGTGTCAATAATTTCAGGAAGCCCTTTAAATGTATGCCTTACCATGTCGGGCAGCCCTCCGAATTTAGGGCAGATATATTCATTTTTTGATACGCTGGTAAAACGTGGTATAAATAAATAATCCACTCGGTCTTTTAGATTGAGCACATGCCCATGAAAAAGCTTTATTGGAAGGCATGCCTCGTCAACGCAGGATTTGACGCCATCGTCAAGGATACGTTTTGAGGTATAGTCCGATACTACTATTTCTGCTCCCAATTCTTCAAAAAAGGTTCTCCACAACGGTATGTATTGGTAATAAAACAAAGCCTTAGGTATGCCTACTTTTTTTGACATTTAAAAACACCTCGCTTGATATTATTAACTTTCGGTGTTTGAATTATACCCTCGTGTAAATTGCATTCAAGACAGCAGTGGTGTTATCTGTGCTGCAATTACCACATGTTGGTAAAATTTTAGCTTAAACTGCTGCTTATCCAAAAGATAGATTCCTTCGGTAAAAAGAAAAAATGATATAATATACAAAATTCTTTGTAGCTTTTTGCACACGTGCGGGGTATTGATAGTGAAAGGAGGCTTCACGTAATGGAAACTCAGTCACAGTGCACAGTGGCGGATGCTGAAGCAATAGTCAAAAAATATGCCGACATGGTTTATAAGCTAGCATTTTCACAGGTACATAACAAAAATGATGCCGACGACATATTTCAGGAGGTCTTTTTACGCTATTTCAAAAATCCTCAGAAATTTGAAAGCGAGGAGCATCAAAAGGCCTGGCTTATCCGCGTGACCATCAACTGCTCAAAAAAGCACTGGTCATCGGCATGGAACAGGAAAACCACAGCCTTAAATGAAAGTTTTACTTTTTCCATGCCGGAGGAAAACATACTGGCTGATGCCTTAAGAAAGCTATCTCCCAAATATCGCGCAGTAATACATCTTTTTTACTATGAAGGCTATGCCGTAGAGCAAATAAGCCATATCCTGAAAGTCAAGCAATCTACGGTGAGAACGCAGCTTACAAGAGCAAGAGCTCAGATTGGCAAAATGCTGAAAGGAGAATTTTGATGTTTGAAGATAGATATAAATCCATGTATGAGCAGATTGTGCCCGATGAATCCCTCATCAGCAAAACCATCGAAAGGATTAACCAACAGGCCGGAAGCAAAAAGTCCAAGGCCGAATTATACGACACAAAATTAAATGGAAATGAACCATATAGAACCTGGCTGCCTAAAGCAAAGCAATCCAAAGGGATACGGTTGTTTTTCAAGTGTGCAACAGCAGCTGCAGTTATACTGGTATTCACCTTTGCAGTTATGCCTGCCATAGCAGCCAATGTACCGGTTATATATGAGCTTATGTATATGGTGTCGCCGTCAACAGCTCAATTTTTCATGCCTGTGCAAAAATCCTGCGAAGATAACGGGATACGGATGGAAGTAGTCTCTACCTATATACATGAGGATACGGCAGAGGTTTATATCACACTTCAGGATCTGACAGGCAACCGAGTTGACGAAACCACCGATTTATATGACAGCTACTCTATACACCTCCCCTTCGACAGCAGTGCTACTTGTGATCTGGTAGGCTATGATGAGAAAACCAGAACCGCCACTTTTCTAATCAGGATAACCCAATGGGGAAACCGTCGTATTGAAGGAAGCAAGCTGACCTTTTCGGTTGGCTGCTTTATAAGCGGCAAGCGTGCCTATGAGGATGTGCCGATAAAGATTGACTTATCCTCTGTAGGGAAATCTCCAAAAACAAAAGAGACAAAAATATACGGCGTAAGCGGACCAAATGTTGACAAATATTTGCCGATTGATAAATCCATAGTGGACAGAACGGCAACCGTCATTGTCCCGTCAGACACTATATATTCTCCCGCTGACGGCTTTGATATTACAGGTATTGGTTATGTCGACGGCATGCTCCATATTCAATTTGCGACTGCTGACCGTAGTAAAAACGATAGCCATGGATATTTCTATCTGAAAGATAAAGACGGAAATAAAATATTGTATGATTACTCCGTCGGATTTGTTGAATACGGGGAGCCGGGAAACGAAGATACCAAGATAGTCTATGATGAATACATCTTCGACATACCGCAGGATGAGATATCCAACTATGCTCTATATGGCTCTTTCTACACCAGCGGTCTTTATACCGAAGGCAACTGGCAGGTGACCTTTCCATTGCAGTCAAAAGATGTAGAACAATAACCGGTGGATATGCAAATTGCTGATCATTAAAAACTGGTTTGAATTCAGCTAATTGAGACGGATAATTGCTTTTACGAAAGGATTCAAAGCACATACGGCATTGCATAAACTACAGAAACGGAATTCTGAAAAGAGCAATAATTAAAAAGGTGCGGAACTCATATCCATTCCGCACCCTTTAAATCCTTTAAACTATTAAAGATTTAACTTGTTGTCTCTTCTTTAATTAATCCTATTAGGCTTTTCCGTCGCAGCCCAATACATTGACTATCTTCTTCTTAACAAGCTCTTTTATTGCCAATCTTGCAGGTCCGAGATACTGTCTTGGGTCAAAGTGGGACGGATTCTCAGCAAAATACTTCCTGATAGTACCGGTCATTGCAAGCCTTAAGTCTGAGTCAATGTTTATCTTACATACTGCCATTGAAGCAGCTTTTCTCAACATATCCTCAGGAACTCCTTTTGCACCGGGCATATCTCCGCCGTATTTGTTTATCATTTCAACAAATTCAGGAATAACCGATGATGCTCCGTGGAGAACTATCGGGAAACCAGGAAGTCTCTTCTGAACTTCTTCCAGGATATCAAATCTCAGCTTAGCCTCACCCTTGAATTTGTATGCGCCATGGCTGGTTCCTATAGCAATTGCCAGGGAGTCAACTCCTGTCTTTGCAACGAACTCCTCAACCTGATCCGGATCTGTGAATGCTGCATCTTTTTCGGACACATTTACAGCATCCTCGATACCTGCCAGTCTTCCAAGCTCACCCTCAACAACAACACCCTTTTCATGGGCATAGTCTACAACCTGCTTGGTTAATTTGATATTCTCTTCAAAAGGAAGATGGGAACCATCGATCATAACCGATGTAAAGCCACCGTCTATACATGATTTGCACAGTTCAAAACTATCACCGTGGTCGAGATGAACAGCTATCGGAAGGCCGGTTTCAATCTCAGCAGCCTCTATAAGTTTCATCAAGTATGTATGATTGGCATACTTTCTTGCTCCTGCAGATACCTGAAGAATCAGTGGGGCATTAACTTCTTTGGCAGCTTCTGTGATACCTTGGATTATTTCCATGTTGTTAACGTTGAATGCACCAATGGCATAGCCGCCTTCATAAGCCTTTTTGAACATTTCTTTTGTTGTAACTATTGGCATAATATCCACTCCTTTATAAATTTGTAGTTATAACCTCTATGGCACCATTCTTTCAGCATATGTATTTAACAACGTGATAGAATGTGAAAAACAGCACCTTGTGAAGATTTTATCATTATAATTTTATCAGATTTAATTCTAAAATCAAGGTTTAAATTACCAGCACAATGCCATTATACTTCAAAAGTGCTACCATATTTATATTTCCAGTCTCGGAATTTTTTATACGAAGCAGTGAAATACAGAATTGCTTTTTAGAATTCATTATGTTATATTTTATTGTGATTGTGTTGATAAAACACTTACATATTGCACAGTATATAATAAAGTCTTCTAAAAGGTCTGATGAAGGCTTTATTGATGTAAGGAGATATTATTTCCTACTATATAATAAATTTTCTTAAGGAGGATTTAGAAATGGCTGAATTAAAAGGCGCTTGTATTTTCGGTCAATCCGGAGGACCGACTTCCGTGATAAACGCCAGCGCTGCAGGTGTTATACAGGAAGCATTAAAGCAAGACTGCATCACTCATGTATACGGAGCCGCTCACGGAATAAGAGGTATTCTGGAAGAGAACTTTTATGATATGAGCAAGGAAGATCCCTATGAATTGGATTTGTTGAAAACAACTCCATCCTCTGCTCTGGGTTCTGTTCGTTATAAGCTTAAGAATGCCGACGAAGATGAAACTGATTACAAGAGGCTTCTTGAAGTATTCAAGAAATACAACATCCGCTATTTCTTCTATAACGGCGGAAATGACTCAATGGATACCTGCAACAAGGTTAGCAAGTACATGCAGAAGGTTGGCTATGAATGCAGGGTAATGGGAGTTCCCAAGACCATAGATAACGACCTGTGGGGAACTGACCACTGCCCCGGCTATGGTAGCGCAGCCAAGTATGTAGCAACTTCTACAATGGAAGTATATCACGATGCCAGAGTTTATGATAAAGGCATGATAATAGTTCTTGAAATAATGGGAAGAAACGCAGGATGGCTCACTGCCGCATCAGCAATAGCTGCATACAAGGGTGCAGGTCCTGACCTCATCTACCTGCCTGAAGTACCTTTTGATATGGACAAGTTTATCGAGGATGCTTCAGCCCTTTATAAGAAAAATGGCAATGTAATAGTTGCAGTTTCAGAGGGCATCAAGGATAAGAATGGCAAATACATATCCGAATACGGTTCGGATCTGGCAAAAACAAAAGATGCTTTCGGTCATGCTCAGCTTGGCGGCCTGGCTTCAACACTGGCCAACATTCTGAAGGAAAAGACCGGTGCAAAGGTTCGTGCCATCGAATTCAGCCTTCTTCAGAGATGTGCTGCCCACCTCGGCTCACTGACCGACGTTAATGAAGCTTACCTGGCAGGTCAGATGGCAGTTAGGTATGCAGTAGAAGGCAAGACAGACTACATGGTAGCTTTTGAAAGAGCTGAAGGTCCTGAATACAAATGCAACATTAAGCTTGTAAACCTCACCGATGTTGCAAATACAGAGAAGAAAGTGCCTCTGGAATGGATCAAAAAAGATGGAACCGGGCTTACAGAAGATTTTATCAAATACGCCCTGCCTCTGATCCAAGGCGAATCCAGACCTCCTATGGAGGATGGAGTGCCAAGGTTTGCTAAGCTTAAGAAAGTATTGGCAACTAAATAATACAAGGCAATCACATAAATAAAAGAGGAGTGGAATCACTCCTCTTTTATTATTCATCATCTTCTTCGGTATCGTTATCCATCTCATCCTCGGCATCATCTTCATCTTCATATTCCGATGCCGTTTCGGATTCTTCCTCTTCTTCATCCCTGTTGACTTTTTCAGTTTCCACTTTTTTACCGCATTTCGGGCAGTATGCGTAATCCTCGTCTATTTCTGCAGAACAGCCGCTGCATCTTTTCAGGTTTTTAATTTCCAGTATTTTCAGCTTCATGTCCTCAATATCCATCTCTGCCCGGGCTATCTCCTCGCACATTTCAGCCAGCTCTGCATCCACGGCTTCTCCCTGTTTGTAGCTTTCATAAACTTCCCTGCCCATTTCAAACATAAGGGATTTAATTTTCTGTTCTTCCGAATTTATTGCCATGTTGATTTTTGAAATCTCAATGAGGTCACTGGATGCTTTTAATGCCGACAATGTGGCATCTCTGACTTTTTTTCGCATATTATCGATAATTTCCATACAAACACTCCTTCCTATAATTTGCCTGTCCGACTCACATATATTATACGTCAAATTTCAACATAAGTTTCAAAAAATATAATGCCAAATTCAAAATATACAATTGTGTTGTTCTGCTATTTCGCAATTTTTGAACAGGCCTGCAAATCAGGTAGAAAACTTTGGAATTGCATGCAAATCACTCTGAAATGATTTTTTATGATAAAAATAAGTTTGAGCTATTCACAACTCCATATTTTTATCCCCTTTGAAATAAAACCTTACGTCCGATTACTGTTAAAACACGATCTATTCGTCAAGACCCATAATATGCTCATAAGTAATGATATCCATTACATCCGGGTCCCATTGCAGGTCAGCAATTATCTTTGACATATCCGATAAAAAAACTTCTTCAGTTTTCCCCAAAGAGTTTATATCCATATTTAGGACCTGTTCCGCCTGTTCTCTGGTAATTGGAACCCCACCGTAACAGTAATCCGCCTGAACCAGATTAATCTCCACGGCATTAAGATTATCCAACAGAGCAAAAAGTATCACAGCGTCTGCCATCTTTTTCGTGTGATTAACTTTATACTGCTGACCTGCTGTAAGATTCATTTGATAATCAATCCTTAAGCTATCTTTATTTTCAGTTATAGACTCAATTCGGAATACTGGCAGTTCTTTAGCATATTGTAATTGACCAACCAACTCCTGCATTTTGTTCGAATCACTTAGAGAAGTATTCCTGTAAGTATAAAGTAAGCCAAAATCATAAGGAGTATTGATTTCTCCATCTTCTTCCTTTAGAGTAGTTTCTTCCTTTTGAGCAGTTTCTTCATTTTGAGTCACAGTAGAAACATTCTGATCTTTATCCAAAGTGACCTCGTCTGACCGTGAACAGGAAGTAACTAAAAAGGCAGTTGATATCATGAGTATCAGTATAGATATGATTGAATAACCTCTCTTTTTATGCATCAGGCTCACCCTTAATCAATATTTTTAACTGATTATTTCCGATTACTTCAGCGTTGAACCTCAATTTATAAATCACTTGTTTATGAGTATCAATCCTATGACGCAAAATATTGAGCCCAACACTATGCTTAATCCAAATCCTTCCTTAAAAATTTCAGCATAAGTTTCGGAAAAATAAGCTAAAAAAACATTATAATCCTGAACTCCGGTATGCTTTGAATATATTGGAAACTGCTTGAAATCATTTTGGATACCACCGTATCAAATGTAAGAGTATCATCATTGGTCAGGATAAATACACCACTATCCTCCAATGGGCTTTCCAAGCTTCCTTCCAGTTTTAAGAGGTGTTCATAGGGTTTTTTTCCAAGCTTTCCGCACTGGACTCAAATATATAGTAGTAACCATCCCTATAGAACAAATCCGTAGAAAAATAGCTTAACTCATCACTGGCATAGAATTTCACAATTCGTATCGATACATCGTTCCCCCGGGAAGAATCCGTTAAGAATTGATCCCATAAACTCTCGTTGGCAACAAAATTATAATATCCCTTAACAAAATATCCGTCTTTTTGTGCCATTTCAGGCGTATAGTCCGACGGCATATCGTTAAAGCCTTCATAATTGCCTTCACTATCGAAAGAAAACTCCAAGGAAGAGTTTATATTTTCTTTTTTATTACACCCTGCAAAGAGAATCATAATGCAAATCAAACATGCTACCATCGAGGCCAATATTTTCATAATCAGCCCTCCCCTACCCCTTTCTTTATGTAAGGCATCCACTCCTTCATGTGTCTTCCCTGTTCAATCATTTATTATAATTGCAAGCCCGGCCAACTACATGCTTGTTCCTGAGATGCCCGGAAATTTAAAATATGCATTCCAGCTTGCCTATCTTGTCTGTGCTGCTTCTCTACGCTGGAAAATCCTTGTATCATCTTGTATCATAATATACATTTTATAGCGCTATTGCCTTCCAATCAATATAACACATATACAAATGTTTACTTGATTTTTTATCAACTCTTTGTCCCGCCAGACAATGTGAGCCGGCATGGACTGCTCCATTTTGCTCTACAGGCAAATGTCTTCTGAGTCCAGACGCTGTTTTCCTTGGGATTTTGATATAAACATCAACCGTTTCAGAGATAATTTTGAGGCTCAATCATCGTATCCTTCGGATTTTACCGCTTATATGAGCGCTCCATAGGAACCTTATCGAACTTATTTACATAATATAAACTAAAGTCGTTGTCTCAGGATGGTCCTGTATTGGCACACTTAACAATTAATACTTATTGAAGAATGTATGATGAAGGAGTGCAAAAATATGCAAAAATATGCAGTGCTCATGGCAGGTGGTTCGGGAACAAGGCTTTGGCCCCTTTCAAAGGAAGCCAGTCCGAAACAGTTTATTCTCGTAGAGGATGACAGTTCCATGCTGGTTCAAACCATTAAACGGCTATGCAAGGTTGTTCAACCGGAGCAATGCTATATTGTAACAAGCCGGCTATTGGCGGATATTACAAAAAAGGCAGTGAGCGGATACATTCCGGAAGATAATGTCCTGTCGGAACCGGAGAGGAAAAACACTGCCGCATGCATTGCTTTTGCAACACTTTTGTTGCAGAAAAAGTGCAAGGAAGGGGTTCTATGCTTTGTACCGGCCGATGGATATGTAAAGGATACGGAAGGATATGCAGAAGCTTTGCAGTTAGCATTCGACACCGCCGAACGGACCAACGGTCTTGTTGTAATCGGAGTCAAACCTGCCTATCCTGCAGACGGATATGGTTATATACATGTTGAACCCGTAACTGATGCCGGTGTCAAAACATCACGAGTTCTGAATTTTATTGAGAAACCGCCCCTGGAAGTTGCCCAAGAGCTTGTTCGCTCCGAAGATTACTTATGGAACTGTGGGATTGTGGTGGGCACAATGTATGCCATTATACGGAATATAAAGGAACACATTCCCGAGCATTACCATAAGCTCTCGGAAGCATTGGATAAAGATGAAAACCAAGCATCCGCCCTCTTTGAGAAAGCCTACCACGATATCCAAAGCATCTCCTTTGACAACGGAGTTCTTGAAAAATGTGCCCAATCCCTGTATGCCGTAAGGGCATCCTTTGATTGGGATGATATCGGCAGCATCGATGCTTTGGCAAAAACTCTGGAAGCGGATTCCGAAGGCAATCGGGTAAAGGGACGCCATATCGGAATTAATACAGCCAACTCCATAATTTACGCGAAAGATATCGCCATTTGCACAATAGACATCGATAACTTGATTATTGCCGGCACAAAAGACGAAGTGCTGGTTTGCCCCAGGGATAAATCCCAGAAGATTAAAATTCTAGTGGATAAATTAAAGCAGCAGGGCCATGAGGATCTCCTCTGAGGACCAAAGCATACATGGGGGAGATCGAATGAGCAGAACAAAATTCTTATTAATAAGAGAAATCGGTGCAGGATTATGGAACGAGATGCACCATGTTCTAACCCAGCTGCTTGCTGCGGAAATCATGCAGAGGATTCCTGTGGTTTACTGGGGTAAAGGCAGCTTATATGCCTCATCCGATGATTCTAACGCCTTTGAACAGTTTTTTGAGCCAATATCCAGCTATAGCGTGCAGGATCTGGCAAAGAAGGAGTTTTCTTTTCACCCGCAAAGGTGGAACAGTGGAAATATCCTCATGCCCGTATCGGGATTTTCCGAAAATGACGAACATTTGACAATGAACCCTTTGGAGGAATGTGAAGCGGATGTCTGTGTCCGGGATATTTATATCGACATGGGAAAAATCATCCCTTTGATACCGGAATGGCATCCGCTCTTCGGGCTAAAGCGAAGGGATTTATTTTACCACCTGATATGCAAATACATCCGCCTAAAAGAAGAAGTCCAAGCATTTATCGATGATTTTTACAATGAGAATATGAAGGGTACCCCTTTGTTGGCAGTGCATATCAGAAGCAGCGATAAAATCGTGGAGGTACAGCATCTGCATGAGTTAAATGAGCAGTATCCAAAGGAAATAGATAAGGTCCTTCAGGCAAATCCGGGTATACGGATATTTTTGATGACCGACTGCATTGAAATACTGGAAGAGTACAAGAAAAGGTATGGACATCTCATAATCCATACCAATTGCAGAAGGGTCCCCAGGAACGGTCAGGGTGTGCACTTCCAGGAATATCCGGATAACAAGCTGAAGGGTTTTGAAATAATCAGGGACGCATGGCTTGCTGCAAAATGTGACTTCTTTATAGGCAACGGATATTCCAATGTGTCATTAGGCATTTATGAGTTAAAGAATTGGGAGAAGGAAAGGATCAAGCTTTTATATTGACTGAAAGGAGGAAGTATATATGGAAAAAAGTAAATTGATCGAAATGTACAGAACCATGCGGCTTATCCGCTTGATTGAACAGAGGATCAATGATGAATACAAGTATGATGAAATCAAAACGCCCATCCATCTATCCATAGGACAGGAAGCAGTCGCAGCGGGTGTTTGCATACACTTAAGAAAAGATGATTACATTTTCGGTACCCACAGAAGCCATTCCCAATATATCGCAAAAGGCGGAGATATCAAAAAAATGATCGCAGAATTATATCTGAGGAAAACAGGATGCGCTTATGGAAGAGGCGGGTCAATGCATCTTGTTGACCCGGATGTGGGTATACTCGGGTCTTCCGCTATTGTTGGCGGCAGTATTCCGTTGGGCACCGGTACGGCTCTGGCATCCAAGCTTCTCAACAACGACAGGGTAACTGTTGTCTTTTTTGGTGACGGTGCCGTTGATGAAGGTACATTTCACGAAAGCCTGAACTTTGCTGCGCTGAAAAAGCTGCCTGTAGTATATGTGTGTGAAAACAATTTTTATGCCATCAACTCCCACCAGCTGGCACGGCAGGTCGGGGACAATATTTACAAATGGGCGCAAAATTATGGAATGCCTGGCTATCAGATTGACGGAAACGATGTATTGGAAGTTTCCGATTATGCTGAAAAAGCCATTTCCCGATGCCGAAACGGTGAAGGTCCCACCCTGATTGAATGCCTGACCTACAGGTGGAAAGGGCATATCGGAACGGTGGACGATGTAGGAGAAGGCTACAGGCCGAAAGAGGAATACGACTACTGGATTTCCAAATGCCCGATAAAACGCTTCACGGAATACCTTAAAAATATGGGAGTTTTGACTGACGAGCTCATTAAAAACATCGATCAGGAAATATATGATTTGATAGAAGAAGCATTCTGTTTTGCGCAGAACTCTCCAAAGCCCTCCCCCGATGAACTGCTGAATTTCGTATATGCAGACTAGAAATGAGGAGTAAGAGCAGGATATCGAGGGATGAGAATAATGTGCACTGTCTATTGGAAAGGAGGAAATTTATATGCCGTGGACGACAGTTCAAGTAGAAAAACTGGATAACTTTTTCATAAAAGGCGATTCTACGGGTGATCGCGTGCTCACCTATAGGGAAGCGCTGCATGAGGCTTTTGACCAATCGCTGGCAAGGGATCCGAAAGTGTTCATCATGGGTGAAGGTGTGGACGATGTTGCCGGCGTTTTTGGAACCACCAAGGGGTTGAAGGAGAAGTATGGTGAAAACAGGGTATTCGATACTCCTATATCGGAAAATTCATTGACAGGGATAGCTGCCGGTGCTGCCATGGCAGGCTTGAGGCCTATATTCATTCATGCGAGAATGGATTTCCTGCTGCTTTCCCTGGATCAATTGGTGAATCACGCATCCAAATGGTGTTATATGTTCGGAGGAAAGGTAAAGGTTCCCATGGTAGTAAGAACTATCAGCGCCAGGGGATGGGGATCCGGAGCACAGCATTCCCAGTGTATCCAAGGTATGCTCATGAATGTCCCCGGTTTGAAAATCGTTGCCCCTGCCACCCCCTACGATGCCAAAGGACTGATGGTATCCTCCATTATCGACAACAGTCCGGTTCTGTTTGTGGAGCATCGATGGCTGCATAAAACAACGGGACATGTTCCCGAAGAGCTCTATTCCATTCCCATCGGCAAGGGTGTGATCCGTCGGAAGGGAGAAGATATCACCATTGTTGCCGTGTCCTATATGCTTGTGGAGGCATTGAAGGCTGCTGAAAAGCTCCAGGAATCAGGCATATCCGCTGAGGTTGTAGATCCCCGGACATTGAAGCCCCTTGATGAGGAGATTCTGTTGGAATCCGTTGCAAAAACCGGAAGGCTGCTGATTGCCGACACCGGATGCAAAACTGGCAGCGTAGCTTCGGAAATAGCTGCTGTTGCGGCTGAAAAAGCATTCCACCTGCTGAAAAAGCCTATCAAACGGGTATGCTGTCCGGATACTCCAACGCCCACCAGTGATGTGCTGGAAAAAGCTTATTATCCTACTGCAGAGGATATTTTCAACGAAGCAGTAAAATTAGTAAAAGAATGAAAAGAGGATGATTATGGATAGGTTTATTGAGCAAGATTGCCTAGAGTACATTGAAAAAATCGATCTGACCCCGTTAAGGGGTAAAACTGTTTATATTACAGGAGCTAACGGGCTTATTGGTACGTATGTTATTTATATGCTTCATCTTGCCAATATCATCAAAAACGCCGGGATCAACATTGTCGCTGTCAGCAAGAGCCCTCCCGGCAGCCACCTTAAAGACATTTTCAAGGATCGTTATACATTTTATTCGGCGGACCTTATCCGCCCGGATTGCAATTGCTTCGAAGAGAAGGCTGATTATATCATTCATGGAGCCACCTATGCCCAGCCGAAAAAATTTATTCAAAACTACATGGAAACCATTCATCTGAATACAACAGTAACCGAAAGGCTGCTGAAAAAAGCAAAGAACGATGGTGCCACCCTGTTGTTCTTAAGCTCTTCGGAAGTATATGGCAATCCCGATGAGGAGCATGTTCCCACCGGGGAGGATTACCCCGGCTTATGTTCTCCTGTGGATGTTCGGGCAATCTACTCCGAGTCGAAGCGCATGGGTGAAACCTTGTGCTTTGCCTATAGGAATTTTGAAGGGGTCAACGCAAAAATCGCCCGCATTTCTATGACCTATGGACCCGGTATCGGATTGAAGGATGAAAGGGTCCTTGCTCATTTTTTGCGGCAGGCCTTGTATGAAAAAAAGATTACCATGCTGGATGACGGAAGCAAGATCAGAACATTCTGCTACATCGCCGACTGTGTATTGATGCTGCTTTATATAATGCTCTACGGGAAAGATTTTGTATATAACGTGGGAGGAAAAGACAGCATCAGCATTCGTTCCCTGGCGGAAGAAATATGTATGCTGACCGGAAGCACCCTGTCCCAGGAGATCGCATACAAGGAAAACCTGCAGAACGTCAAGGTTTCCCCTAAGCTGGTTAAGCTCGATATTACAAAAGTGATCACCGAATTTTCCCTACCGCCCTTCAAGCCTTTCCGGGAAGGCTTGATCCGCACCATCGAATGGAACAAGGCAGTTAACGGGTTATCAGGCTTTTAATCTAAAGCCTGAAACCCCTCCCTACCCGGGACCT encodes the following:
- a CDS encoding acyl-CoA dehydratase activase-related protein; this translates as MSKKVGIPKALFYYQYIPLWRTFFEELGAEIVVSDYTSKRILDDGVKSCVDEACLPIKLFHGHVLNLKDRVDYLFIPRFTSVSKNEYICPKFGGLPDMVRHTFKGLPEIIDTEINLRKSAKNALEAALDIGSRFTGSRMAIKRAFHKAQKDYLRFRQMLKEGKLPEDFCGREKQRPLVRQAGNRMLNIAVIGHVYNLYDSYINMELLDKLRNNGVNIITIDMIDEEIINEKCSTLPKRMFWNFGRKAIGSVMHILDRDDIDGVIYLMSFGCGIDSFICDLAERKVRRESNIPFIVLTIDEHSGEAGMNTRIEAFLDMIRWRHKDENNISAYG
- a CDS encoding RNA polymerase sigma factor — its product is METQSQCTVADAEAIVKKYADMVYKLAFSQVHNKNDADDIFQEVFLRYFKNPQKFESEEHQKAWLIRVTINCSKKHWSSAWNRKTTALNESFTFSMPEENILADALRKLSPKYRAVIHLFYYEGYAVEQISHILKVKQSTVRTQLTRARAQIGKMLKGEF
- a CDS encoding DUF4179 domain-containing protein, which produces MFEDRYKSMYEQIVPDESLISKTIERINQQAGSKKSKAELYDTKLNGNEPYRTWLPKAKQSKGIRLFFKCATAAAVILVFTFAVMPAIAANVPVIYELMYMVSPSTAQFFMPVQKSCEDNGIRMEVVSTYIHEDTAEVYITLQDLTGNRVDETTDLYDSYSIHLPFDSSATCDLVGYDEKTRTATFLIRITQWGNRRIEGSKLTFSVGCFISGKRAYEDVPIKIDLSSVGKSPKTKETKIYGVSGPNVDKYLPIDKSIVDRTATVIVPSDTIYSPADGFDITGIGYVDGMLHIQFATADRSKNDSHGYFYLKDKDGNKILYDYSVGFVEYGEPGNEDTKIVYDEYIFDIPQDEISNYALYGSFYTSGLYTEGNWQVTFPLQSKDVEQ
- the fba gene encoding class II fructose-1,6-bisphosphate aldolase — protein: MPIVTTKEMFKKAYEGGYAIGAFNVNNMEIIQGITEAAKEVNAPLILQVSAGARKYANHTYLMKLIEAAEIETGLPIAVHLDHGDSFELCKSCIDGGFTSVMIDGSHLPFEENIKLTKQVVDYAHEKGVVVEGELGRLAGIEDAVNVSEKDAAFTDPDQVEEFVAKTGVDSLAIAIGTSHGAYKFKGEAKLRFDILEEVQKRLPGFPIVLHGASSVIPEFVEMINKYGGDMPGAKGVPEDMLRKAASMAVCKINIDSDLRLAMTGTIRKYFAENPSHFDPRQYLGPARLAIKELVKKKIVNVLGCDGKA
- a CDS encoding 6-phosphofructokinase — encoded protein: MAELKGACIFGQSGGPTSVINASAAGVIQEALKQDCITHVYGAAHGIRGILEENFYDMSKEDPYELDLLKTTPSSALGSVRYKLKNADEDETDYKRLLEVFKKYNIRYFFYNGGNDSMDTCNKVSKYMQKVGYECRVMGVPKTIDNDLWGTDHCPGYGSAAKYVATSTMEVYHDARVYDKGMIIVLEIMGRNAGWLTAASAIAAYKGAGPDLIYLPEVPFDMDKFIEDASALYKKNGNVIVAVSEGIKDKNGKYISEYGSDLAKTKDAFGHAQLGGLASTLANILKEKTGAKVRAIEFSLLQRCAAHLGSLTDVNEAYLAGQMAVRYAVEGKTDYMVAFERAEGPEYKCNIKLVNLTDVANTEKKVPLEWIKKDGTGLTEDFIKYALPLIQGESRPPMEDGVPRFAKLKKVLATK
- a CDS encoding zinc-ribbon domain-containing protein; amino-acid sequence: MEIIDNMRKKVRDATLSALKASSDLIEISKINMAINSEEQKIKSLMFEMGREVYESYKQGEAVDAELAEMCEEIARAEMDIEDMKLKILEIKNLKRCSGCSAEIDEDYAYCPKCGKKVETEKVNRDEEEEESETASEYEDEDDAEDEMDNDTEEDDE